The genomic interval ACGCCATCAGGAAAATGATGCGATTTATTTATCGTCGCGCGGATCATATTGCCTGCGCCACTCATGGAATTGAGGATATAATATATCAGGAAGGTATCCCGAGGCGCAAATTGACAACAGTTAAATCCGGGGTCGGCAACGATTTTATCAGCAGTCATTCCAACGGAATCAGAAAAAAGCACGGTTGGGAAAACAAGTATTTGATATTATTCAGCGGGACGCTGGGATGGGTGCGACCACTGGAGTCAATAGTGGAATCGGCTAGGTTGCTTGCGGACAATAAGCATTATCATTTCGTATTTGTCGGAGACGGTCAGAAACGGGCGTCATTGGAAACGCTGGCAGGGCAGTACAACCTGACCAATATATCATTTGTGGGTTTACAGCCGCTGGAGGAGATTCCGTATTATCTCAAGGCCGGTGATGTCCTGGTGGAATGCCTGAAAGATGTCCCGGTGGCCAAAGCCGCATTGCCAAGCAAGATTTTCGAATATATGGCGGCCGGGCGGCCGATTGCTTTCGGTTTGCAGGACGGTGAAACCAGCAAGTTATTGAATCGGGCCGGAGGCGCTTTGACATTCTCATCGAACAATCCGGAACAACTGGCCGGAATCATCCGGGACTTGCATGATCAAAAAATCGATGGTGAGGGAATCGGAAAGAAGTACCACGAATTCGTCAGCAAGTATTATTCCCGTGAAAAGTGGGCTGACCGATATTTGAAATTACTGGAAGATATCAATACCCGTTAATTTGTATTCCGTTCAATTTTTTTTAATCGATTTATAGAAATCATTTTTTCATTTAAACCGGGCAGTCCGTCAACTATTTCTCAAGATTTAAAACCGGACCATTGAACAAGCTTTTTACCGACGCGATTTCTTCCTTCTTCCGGACAATAAAAGCCATTCTGTCGCGGGGAAGGCAGGTCAGATCAATATCACCGATATGCCGATATTCCTTCTCCGGCATCCAGTTTCCAATAGTCCCGATATTTTGATAATAGGGTTTGTCATTGTTATCGAGATAGCGGCACATCTCGGAGGAACCATAAAAAACCTTTCGTATTCCGATTGTCCCGGCAAAATTGCCGTCGAAGGCAAGACCGTATGGTTCAAAAGTCATCTCGGAATAGCGGGCCCGCCATTTCATCAAACCGGCGGCGGCGGTCGGGGGAAGTGACGAAAAGGAAACCGCCTCTATTCCGGCGCGTTGATGACGGGAAGAAGCCCGAAGTCTTTGTTCCCGAAGAATCCGAAGTAATGTCTCAAGAGCGTTTCGAGGATAATGATGATTACTGCCGGTTATGGCGCGATAATAATCGATATATCGCTCGCCCGGCCAAGGACCGGTGACGCCGCGGGTCCAATGGATTAAAAATCCCGGCAGTTTTGTATCAATGGTTGGATCGAGTTGTTTCAGATTCGGCCCGGAGTTGCATGGGTGATGTTTGTCGGCGTACGGAACCTGAAACCGGGTGACAATTTTCTTTCCCGTTCCGGAAGCTTTATTGATAAGTTCTTCCAGATTTCCGCCGGGGCGAATTGAAACCGGATAGATAATATCGGCCTCATTAATTATTATCCGATCGCGTTCCTGCGGGAACAATTGCCTGTGGTCGCCGCGACTTTTGGATTCAAGAAACAACCATTCGATATTTGACCGGCTCAGGTCGAATTGCTCTATATAATATTTCTTTATTTCTTCGGGCTCTCGGCTTTTGTCAAGGGGGACTATTAATCTTATTGGCAATCTTAATTCCAGGGATAGGGAGAGGCCGATTTCCCAGCTGTTCATCCCGACGGAATTGAGAAGGGTATATCCGCGTGAGGCGGCCTCGTTGGCCGCCTGCCGGGTGCATTGAATCCACGGATCGGTTCCGATGGGTCGTGAACTTTGCCGGGAATTGAGGATAATGGCTTTCATTTGCGGATGCATACTCATGGAAAAGGGGATGCCAACGGGGCGTCCCCGTAAATAATTTTACAGGCGGTTCGGCGCCGGAACCTCCGAAAGCAGTTAAGAGTCATCAGTCACAATTGAAACGATGGTTTAATGACCCCTCCCAACTGATTCGATTATCCAAGCAGTTTGTATTTCAATATAGGCGAAATCTGGAATTCATACAATGACAAATTCACCGAATTCTGTATTTTATTGTCGGGCCGGAATTTGTCGCGATCAGTATATCTTGGTGATATCCACGCTGGTGTAGTAAAACTTCAGAATCTGGTCGAATTTTTTGCCCTGGCGGGCCATTCCGATCGCGCCGCATTGACACATCCCCACCCCATGACCGTAACCGCCGCCGATAAAATCGGCCCGGGTCAGAAGACCGTTGGCATCATGCTTGGTCTCGATCTCAAAACGAGCCGATTGCAGAATCAATTCCGGGTTCGAGGAGCGGAGAAACACCCAGCGAAGACGGTCAGCCCCGAAAGTATAACTGCCGTCGGTGGCCTGGACCGTCAATTCCGCGACTCGTCCACCGGCAGTACGTCCTTTGACATACATATCGGTAATATCCCCGATATGAATTTCGCGGCCGCGGTCCGAGGACAGGTAATGCTCGATACGCATCTGCAGTTGCCTGGCGGTATAGGATTCCCGCCAGTGATAATATTTCGACCAGGAGCAGTAACCGCTGTCGGCCACCGCGCGCAGGTATGGTTCGGAGGGTTTATCCCAGACTTCATCGATATCATCGGTATTTCCGCCGCAGGTGGAATGGTAATAGGCGTTTATCAATTTGTCACGGTACTTTATCACACATCCCCTGGTATCATCGATAGCTTTGGAAACAATCTCTTTTTCAACCTCGACCCCATTATAGACCTGATCAGATACATCCGATTTCATATCGTACGGTTTATCGGGATATTGCGCCAGATGACTCATGGAGTAGGTGCGGGCGGCCACCGCCTGGGCCTTGATAGCCTCGTATTCATCCTCGCCGACATTACCGATTTCCGGCGGGACGACACCCTTGAGATAGTCATCCATATGGACATAATTGACTATTTGCAGATTGACACCGCGGGTCATGATCTTAAACATCCCCCGGTAACTTTTACGGTCATATTCCAGAAGCCCGTTCTTGTCCCGCGGGGTGACGATGATTTCATTGTACCTGTCGCCGATCCGCCCGGTCCGCATTGAAATCGTAATAAGACCGTTATCCTGGCTGACAGTAATCGGCTTCGAGGCATAATAAACGACACTCCGGTCGTCGCGGATACATTCCAGCGAAATGGCATGATTACCCGAGATCGTAAATTCCGGACGGCTGTCGTTGAGGAGGATGCGGACAAACGGCAATCTGACATAGGTGGCTTCGGGAGTCTCTTTAAGCTGGGGAACCGCGGCACATCCCCAGACAATAACTATCAATAAAATTACGGTCCCGGAATAGATAAAAGGCCGGATCAGTTTGTTTATGGCTGGTGATGATTCAATCTTCATAGACTCCTATCCTTGAGTCGGTTGTACAATGCGTCCGGCCATGGACGTTTTTCGAGCCCCGGTAATATGGGGCAAACCGGACGGAATTCCCTTTACTGCCAGGCCACCCATAACCGCATAACAAACGGCCTCCAAATAATCCGGGTTGAAACCCAATCTGTCAACCGAAATAAAACTGATCCCCGGGAAATAAAATTTCAAGCGTTCAATCAGATAAGGATTTTTCATCCCGCCGCCGAACAGGTAAAATTCATTCAAACCATATTTGCGCGGAAATTTCTTCAATGTACGGGCAATGGCCGCGGCGGTCAATTCGGTGGTCGTAGCCAGGATATCATGTTTATTCAATTTCAGGTCGGCGGCCATCCCGATAATTTTTCGGGCGAACTGCTCACCGAACCGCTCCCGTCCGGTCGAGGGTCCGTATTTACCTTTCAGAAAATTATCGGCCATCAACGCCAGAAGCAGTCTTCTCGAGGGGACACCGCGAGCCGCCAGCCGGCCGCCTTGATCGAACATTCGGTTGAAAAACTTGCGGGTGATAATATCAAGAAGCGAATTACCTGGGCCGCAATCGGCCGCCATCATTTTCACGGCTTTATCCCCGGCCGGGAAAAGGAAATAATTGGCAATCCCCCCGATATTGAGCATCAGGCGGTGATGACTGCTGTTGCCGAATAACAGCCACATGGCATAAGATGTAATCGGGGCCCCTTCGCCTCCGGCGGCGATATCTGCCTGCCGGAAATCAGCCACCACCGGTAGCCCGCATCGCCCGGCAATCGATTCCGGGTGACCCGGCTGAAGGGTCCCGCTTTCCATCCGGCGGCCGATTTTCACCTGGCCCGGCAGATGCCGGACGGTCTGACCGTGGGACCCGAGCAAATCCGGTTTGATTCCGGATTTTATCAGGCTACGGCAGAATCGAGAGGCCTGCTCACCGTAAAAGATACCGAGACGGCGATCGAGATAAATATACTCATCAAGAGACCTCAGACGGTTGTTGATGGCATCATCGACCATACTGCGGAGAACTGTCGGGTAAGATACCGATTGCCCGGTGATATATTTGATTCCCGGGTGGACAGACTGAAAATTTATTCGTGCGGCCGCCAGATCAAGACCATCGGCCGAGGTTCCGGCGTTGAGACCGACGACGACCAGATTTTTCTTCCTGAATACTTTATCCAGCATAATTACAATATCACGGAAGCGGTCAGTTTCGACTTGATTCCGGATATCCTGTCCAATGAGATACTCAACCGATCATCATCAATGTTACCTTTTTTGTATTCCTCCTTGAAATAGGCCACAGCTTCGAAGGCCGCCCGATGATTTCGGCCGAAAAGGAGAATATCATGTCCGGCATTGAAGGCCCGCAGGGCTCGCTCGCCGAAGTTTCCTATACTGTCAGCTCCCGCCATCAGCAAATCATCGGTTATGGCAATTCCATCGAAATTCAATTTTTCCCGAAGGAGCAAATTCAAGATAATTTCGGACTCGGTCGCGATCCGATGATCCAGCCGGGGGAGAAGCAGATGAGTCGTCATAACCATATCGGCCCCGCTGTCGATCCCGGCCTTAAAGGGCAGGGCTTCCCGGTTAAGAAAGATCTGGAGATCATAGTCGGCTTGCGATACCATCTTATGGGGATCATCGATCGCCGCGCCGAAACCGGGGAAATGCTTCAGGCATGTCAGGAGTCCAGCTTTATGAATAATTCTTACGGCCAATTCCACAAATGGCATCACCCGGGCCGGGGTTTTGCCGAAAGTGCGGCCTTTAAGACACTGGTTTTCCTGTTTCAGGCCGATATCGGCCACCGGGGCCAGAAGGAGATTGACACCCAGGGATCGAATATAATAGACCGACCGGCTCAATTGCTCTTCGTAGAGCCTGCGGTCGTTTTTGCGGCCGAATTCGGCCGGAGATTTGAACTCAGCCGGAGCACCCCGGAAGCGGCAAACCCGACCGCCTTCCTGATCAACCGCTACAAACGGTATTTCATTGGAAATCGAGGCGATTTTCTTGATACTTTCTTCGGCGCTTTTATGAGGATTGCACTGCTCTTCAAAAAGGATAATACCGCCTATATTTTCCGAAGCGAGTTTCTTCAGAAATTCTTCCGAGGGCGTAATACCTTCGAAACCGGTAATGAAAAGCTGTCCGATCCGTTCAATCATTTAAATCACGCACACTGTATTTTTGCCGGAGCCTTTGGCCCGATACAGGGCCTGGTCCACCAGCGACAGAAGTTCCTCGTTGGGTTTGCCGTTTTCCGGGAACGAACTGACACCGGCCGAGATCGTAACCTTCAGTTCGGGAATATCTCCACCCCCAAAAACGGTGGTTTCAATCTGCTGCCGGATACGTTCCCCGATTTTTACCACCTCATCCTGTGGCGTCTGCGGCAATATAATTACGAATTCCTCTCCACCATAACGGGCAAACACATCAACATCTCTTATACATTTTTTAACGACGCCGGTAATACCCTTCAGAACGATATTGCCGACTTCATGGCCGTAATTATC from Candidatus Zixiibacteriota bacterium carries:
- a CDS encoding glycosyltransferase family 4 protein; amino-acid sequence: MKILLVTQHFPPEKGAVRRLFEFANHFKDNGHEITVLTAIPNYPDGVVPDGYRGKFFHREMINGIDICRSYVLPASNAQPKKRMLGFVTFLISTLINSFRIRGKFDLILASSPPVTSAVIGYLLSRIRRAKYVLEIRDIQPESGEQFGNLKKSAFTNAIRKMMRFIYRRADHIACATHGIEDIIYQEGIPRRKLTTVKSGVGNDFISSHSNGIRKKHGWENKYLILFSGTLGWVRPLESIVESARLLADNKHYHFVFVGDGQKRASLETLAGQYNLTNISFVGLQPLEEIPYYLKAGDVLVECLKDVPVAKAALPSKIFEYMAAGRPIAFGLQDGETSKLLNRAGGALTFSSNNPEQLAGIIRDLHDQKIDGEGIGKKYHEFVSKYYSREKWADRYLKLLEDINTR
- a CDS encoding SpoIID/LytB domain-containing protein: MKIESSPAINKLIRPFIYSGTVILLIVIVWGCAAVPQLKETPEATYVRLPFVRILLNDSRPEFTISGNHAISLECIRDDRSVVYYASKPITVSQDNGLITISMRTGRIGDRYNEIIVTPRDKNGLLEYDRKSYRGMFKIMTRGVNLQIVNYVHMDDYLKGVVPPEIGNVGEDEYEAIKAQAVAARTYSMSHLAQYPDKPYDMKSDVSDQVYNGVEVEKEIVSKAIDDTRGCVIKYRDKLINAYYHSTCGGNTDDIDEVWDKPSEPYLRAVADSGYCSWSKYYHWRESYTARQLQMRIEHYLSSDRGREIHIGDITDMYVKGRTAGGRVAELTVQATDGSYTFGADRLRWVFLRSSNPELILQSARFEIETKHDANGLLTRADFIGGGYGHGVGMCQCGAIGMARQGKKFDQILKFYYTSVDITKIY
- a CDS encoding anhydro-N-acetylmuramic acid kinase, with protein sequence MLDKVFRKKNLVVVGLNAGTSADGLDLAAARINFQSVHPGIKYITGQSVSYPTVLRSMVDDAINNRLRSLDEYIYLDRRLGIFYGEQASRFCRSLIKSGIKPDLLGSHGQTVRHLPGQVKIGRRMESGTLQPGHPESIAGRCGLPVVADFRQADIAAGGEGAPITSYAMWLLFGNSSHHRLMLNIGGIANYFLFPAGDKAVKMMAADCGPGNSLLDIITRKFFNRMFDQGGRLAARGVPSRRLLLALMADNFLKGKYGPSTGRERFGEQFARKIIGMAADLKLNKHDILATTTELTAAAIARTLKKFPRKYGLNEFYLFGGGMKNPYLIERLKFYFPGISFISVDRLGFNPDYLEAVCYAVMGGLAVKGIPSGLPHITGARKTSMAGRIVQPTQG